A genomic window from Enoplosus armatus isolate fEnoArm2 chromosome 20, fEnoArm2.hap1, whole genome shotgun sequence includes:
- the LOC139303650 gene encoding uncharacterized protein produces the protein MDNWKIQLAVVTFCALVQTYQALSSAVEEERGLSKDWQDESLEAGLTHPLASLMKRTKALRFYGLMGKRSGNKGEVFVGLMGRSVSSGEALTRIIPSATTAIDVSEKPHEQGSSEEWIRILY, from the exons ATGGATAACTGGAAGATCCAGCTCGCTGTTGTGACTTTTTGTGCTTTGGTGCAAACCTATCAGGCACTGTCTTCtgctgtggaggaagagagagggttATCTAAAGACTGGCAG GATGAGTCCCTGGAGGCAGGTCTGACCCACCCGCTGGCCAGTCTGATGAAGAGGACTAAAGCCCTTCGCTTCTATGGACTCATGGGGAAACGCTCAG GAAATAAAGGTGAAGTGTTTGTGGGCCTGATGGGAAGAAGCGTCTCCAGTGGTG AAGCTTTAACCAGAATAATTCCATCTGCAACCACTGCGATCGATGTTTCGGAGAAACCACACGAGCAAG GTTCATCAGAGGAATGGATCCGAATCCTGTATTGA
- the kat7b gene encoding histone acetyltransferase KAT7 — MWRERPRQTTNPQGVPLIKVKMPRRRQRHMAGSGSDGTEDSDSSAEREQTNSSESDGNMHKRQRLTRASTRLSQSSQDTPDLKRAADHDESPPLTPTGNAPSSESELDISSPNASHDESQAKDQASRDSDKDLSHRPKRRRCHETYNFNMKCPTPGCNSLGHLTGKHERHFAVSGCPLYHNLSADECKVKAISREKQEEEVKGQEESNSRHATRHQTPTSKQSRYKEQVAEMRKGRNSSLQKEQKEKHMEHRQTHANTREPLLENITSDYDLELFRKAQARASEDLEKLRIQGQITEGSNMIKTILFGRYELDTWYHSPYPEEYARLGRLYVCEFCLKYMKSQTILRRHMAKCVWKHPPGDEVYRKGAISVFEVDGKKNKIYCQNLCLLAKLFLDHKTLYYDVEPFLFYVMTEADNTGCHLVGYFSKEKNSFLNYNVSCILTMPQYMRQGFGKMLIDFSYLLSKVEEKVGSPERPLSDLGLISYRSYWKEVLLRYMCNFQGKEISIKEISQETAVNPVDIVSTLQSLQMLKYWKGKHLVLKRQDLIDEWKAKEIKRGNSNKTIDPSSLKWTPPKGT, encoded by the exons ATGTGGCGCGAGAGACCCAGGCA GACCACAAACCCGCAGGGAGTACCGCTGATCAAGGTGAAAATGCCGCGTAGACGACAG AGACATATGGCCGGGAGTGGTTCAGATGGAACTGAAGACTCTGATTCCTCCGCTGAAAGAGAACAGACCAATAGCTCAGAAAGTGATGGGAACATGCACAAGAGACAGCGCCTCACCAGAGCCTCTACTCGCCTTAGCCAAAGCTCTCAGG ATACTCCAGATTTGAAGCGAGCTGCGGACCATGATGAATCTCCACCATTAACGCCCACAGGAAATGCGCCCTCTTCTGAATCTGAGCTGGACATCTCTAGCCCCAATGCCTCCCATGATGAGAGCCAGGCCAAAGACCAAGCCAGCAGAGACTCGGATAAGGACCTCTCCCATCGACCCAAGCGCCGCCGCTGTCACGAGACTTACAACTTCAACATGAAATGTCCTACGCCGGGATGCAATTCACTTG GTCACCTCACAGGAAAACATGAACGTCATTTTGCTGTATCAGGTTGCCCTCTTTACCACAACCTTTCTGCTGATGAATGTAAG GTTAAAGCCATCAGCCgtgagaaacaggaggaggaggtgaagggcCAGGAGGAAAGCAACTCACGCCATGCAACTCGTCACCAG ACGCCAACATCGAAACAGAGCAGATACAAAGAGCAGGTGGCTGAGATGAGGAAGGGGCGAAACTCGAGCCTTCAGaaggagcagaaagaaaagcacatg GAGCATCGGCAGACACACGCCAACACCAGGGAGCCTCTGTTGGAGAACATCACCAGTGATTATGACCTGGAGCTCTTCAGGAAAGCCCAGGCCCGTGCATCTGAAGATCTG GAGAAGCTGCGTATCCAGGGTCAGATCACTGAAGGCAGTAACATGATCAAGACCATCCTGTTTGGCCGCTACGAGCTGGACACCTGGTACCACTCACCCTATCCCGAGGAGTACGCACGTCTGGGTCGCCTCTACGTCTGCGAATTCTGCCTCAAGTACATGAAGAGCCAGACCATTCTCAGGCGACACATG GCCAAGTGTGTGTGGAAGCATCCTCCAGGAGACGAGGTGTACAGAAAGGGGGCTATATCAGTGTTTGAAGTTGACGGCAAAAAGAATAAG ATCTACTGCCAGAACCTGTGTTTACTCGCCAAGCTCTTCTTGGACCACAAAACGCTTTACTACGACGTGGAGCCTTTTCTCTTCTACGTCATGACTGAGGCCGACAACACCGGCTGCCATTTAGTGGGATACTTTTCCAAG GAGAAGAATTCTTTCCTCAACTACAATGTTTCCTGTATCCTGACGATGCCACAGTACATGAGGCAGGGCTTTGGCAAGATGCTCATTGACTTCA GCTACCTGCTGTCCAAAGTGGAGGAGAAGGTGGGCTCACCGGAGAGGCCTCTGTCAGACCTGGGCCTCATCAGTTACCGTAGCTACTGGAAGGAAGTGTTACTCAGATACATGTGTAATTTCCAGGGCAAGGAGATCTCCATCAAAG AGATCAGTCAGGAAACTGCTGTGAATCCGGTGGACATTGTGAGCACCCTGCAGTCTCTCCAGATGCTGAAGTATTGGAAGGGAAAGCACTTGGTGTTGAAGCGACAG GACCTGATTGATGAGTGGAAAGCGAAGGAGATCAAGCGAGGCAATAGCAACAAAACCATCGACCCGAGCTCACTAAAATGGACCCCTCCCAAAGGGACATAA
- the ptges3l gene encoding putative protein PTGES3L, with product MNKPKIVRPEESQPAHALWFDRKKYVTINFQVQRPKDVRVDIQPNKMILCCKNNTDDVVYNVLHFYDKVQINDSRERVYDRTINVLLRKMKPDFAWPRLQKDEAKPSWISVDFDNWRDWEHEEDEGKEEFDKYADMIQEMSNKNKGGAPDMGDLSDSD from the exons ATGAACAAGCCCAAAATTGTCAGACCAGAGGAGAG CCAACCAGCACATGCGCTGTGGtttgacagaaagaaatacGTCACCATCAACTTTCAGGTTCAGAGACCTAAAGATGTCCGGGTTGATATCCAgccaaacaaaatgattttatg ctgcaaaaacaacacagatgatGTGGTCTACAATGTGCTGCACTTCTACGACAAAGTTCAAATCAAT GACTCCAGAGAAAGAGTCTATGACCGCACCATCAATGTCTTGCTACGGAAGATGAAGCCTGATTTTGCATGGCCTCGTCTCCAGAAGGATGAAGCCAag CCCAGCTGGATTTCTGTCGACTTTGATAACTGGAGGGACTGGGAGCATGAAGAAGACGAGGGAAAGGAAGAGTTTGATAAATATGCGGAT atGATCCAAGAAATGtctaacaaaaacaaaggaggagCACCAGATATGGGTGATCTTAGTGAT TCGGACTGA
- the aarsd1 gene encoding alanyl-tRNA editing protein Aarsd1, translating into MLLAVPGAVRLRYFQFFNSCFRWSFSSKRHSRMAFQCQRDCYMKEFVTSVVSCCPAELKQEVSGKKETLKGFNVKLQDTILFPEGGGQPDDHGLIGDVPVLRVTRQGPEAIHFVGSPLEEGQEVQVKVDWERRFDHMQQHSGQHLITALADTFFGHKTTSWELGRQRSTIELDTPSVKPAQLQALEEAINEKIREHVPVTVQLLSIDDPAVEKVRSRGLPEDHAGPIRIIDIEGIDASTCCGTHVSNLSHLQVIKLLGTEKGKKNKTNLIFLAGNRVLKYAEKSYSTERSLVSLLKTGPDEHVEAVDKLQKSVKLLQKTNLSLLRDMAVLIAQNFKNDPQRGNFFSLHKKEGDNEFMNIIANEINTEETLVFLTVGEEKGPGLFVLAGPSGPVAEMGPRVLEILQGKGAGKNGRFQGKANSLARRGEVEAFLQQHCKHHTPEEE; encoded by the exons ATGTTGCTAGCCGTACCCGGAGCTGTCAGACTCCGTTACTTTCAATTTTTTAACTCGTGTTTCAGGTGGAGTTTTTCCTCAAAAAGACACTCCAGAATGGCTTTTCAGTGTCAACGAGACTGCTACATGAAAGAG tttgttACCTCTGTGGTATCCTGCTGCCCAGCTGAGCTCAAACAAGAAGtcagtggaaagaaagaaactctGAAGGGCTTCAATGTCAAGCTTCAAGACACCATCCTGTTTCCTGAAGGAGGCGGCCAA CCAGATGACCATGGGCTGATTGGAGATGTCCCAGTTTTGAGGGTGACAAGGCAGGGGCCTGAAGCCATACACTTTGTGGGCTCACCTCTGGAGGAGGGTCAGGAGGTGCAAGTGAAGGTGGACTGGGAGAGGAGGTTTGACCACATGCAGCAACACTCAG GTCAACACTTGATCACAGCTTTGGCAGATACTTTTTTCGGACACAAGACCACATCCTG ggaaCTGGGGCGTCAGAGAAGCACCATTGAACTGGACACTCCCTCTGTGAAGCCTGCCCAGCTCCAGGCGCTGGAGGAAGCCATAAACGAAAAGATCAGAGAACATGTCCCTGTCACCGTTCAACTTCTCTCTATAGATGATCCTGCTGTGGAAAAG GTGAGAAGTCGAGGGCTGCCAGAGGATCATGCAGGGCCCATTCGGATCATTGATATCGAGGGCATCGATGCCAGCACGTGCTGTGGTACCCACGTGTCTAACCTCAGCCACTTACAG GTGATAAAGCTGCTGGGAactgagaaaggaaagaaaaacaaaaccaatctGATCTTCCTGGCAGGAAACAGGGTATTGAAGTATGCTGAGAAAAGCTACAGCACAGAGCGATCACTGGTGTCTCTCCTGAA AACTGGACCTGATGAGCACGTTGAGGCAGTTGACAAGTTGCAGAAGTCTGTTAAGCTGCTACAGAAG ACTAACCTCAGCCTGCTACGAGACATGGCTGTCCTCATCGCTCAGAACTTTAAGAACGACCCCCAGAGAGGCAACTTCTTCAGCTTGCACAA AAAAGAGGGTGACAACGAGTTCATGAATATCATTGCCAATGAAATAAACACTGAG GAAACTTTGGTTTTCCTGACTGTTGGAGAGGAGAAGGGACCTGGTTTGTTTGTACTGGCAGGACCCAGTGGACCAGTGGCTGAGATGGGACCGCG GGTGTTAGAGATTCTCCAAGGGAAGGGGGCAGGAAAAAACGGACGTTTCCAAGGCAAAGCCAACAGCCTGGcaaggagaggggaggtggaggcTTTCTTGCAGCAGCACTGCAAACATCACACCCCAGAGGAAGAATGA